The DNA segment GGGGATACTGTTGGGCAAACGCTCCTCGCGTCTTGCCCCCGCACCCCCGCCTCGCCGCCGCCGAGCACAACCCCTTCGGCCATCGCCACGCACCTCCCGCTGAAAGAATtggtttttttcataataataccCATACATGACGAATTTATTCGACACATCCAGATGGTGCTGCTTTACGGTCAAACACCACACCGGTTCCCCGAGTAACACGGACtacccaaaaaaaaaaaaaaaaaattttaacacTCTTCTACATCAACATGTCTTAACCATATCCTACCCTGCTCAAGcgtgacttttgtaattcttctatttcttattcttttgTGTTGCATCGCAAGTCATCCTCCTTGCactttaccatttttttccttaCAAAGGTTGACTGGAAGGTATTgcttgtgatttttttattatttttatgcattATCTTATgcgtttttctataaatgtaaagAAGTGGAAACAAATTATAccgcaattatttatttatggtatGTTGAAACTTACATAGTGTGTCAACTTTAAATAGAGAATATGAAGGGCATTTTCTGGATTTATAGAGCATTGTTGTTATAAGGAATTAAACGTTACGTATGGAGAACTCTTTACTTTACTCTTAGAAAGTTTGATCCCTTAAAAAGGAAGAAAGACAGGGATACTTCTCTTTAATAAtatcccagaggctcttttatctctggcttttactaaatttaagaaatgtattaaagaaaagctgtgtaaaaaggtttacttaaatttaacgattgtctagttgataaaaggacCTGGAACTAGAACTGCTaaacaggctacttctaattaatttacgatatttgttttaatataagtgttgtttgccatagtcattttgtatgatgatttgctattttaaaagagtaccaaGAGTTTTTTACTTCGCCTTTTtatctcggcctacaccctctgtctttgtcgatgagtagggatgtctaccgattCAAATTTAATCACGTGGAATGAGTGATACCAGAGgtatatcttatattccataataaacatataacaatAACGATCAATACGTAATTATTTCTAATCCAGTTGCAACGAAAACACTGTACTAATAGAAGCAGTACTCGCAAACCTGAGCAGTGGTTGGAAGGATGAGTCTCCACGTGTGAGGTCCGCTTGTCTTCGTGGTGCTGCCAACATTAGCCAGTTAAACAAGGAACAACGCTCTGCTGCGTTGCCGGCTGCTTTGGCTGCATTAAGCCAGGGTGTTGATGCGCAGAAACTACCGTAAGATTCGTGATtagttaatatacaaataaatacaaaaccaCAAGGACACAAAAGACTTATGATTAAGAGATGATTATCTTAtactactatttttttaaaatatgttcgtTTTAAGACTGTGTTTGAACCGTAGCAATAACCCAGTAACTTCATATATTAATGAAGGTAGTGCTTGACTCGAGTCCTACCCATTGAAGGCGTgactgtattatattatattcattttaattaaaatcataccGTATACTTCAGAACTTTTATAAAGATTGCCAGTCGGGCTATTCATTAAGGTTTAGAAAGTATAGCCCTGCGCGTTGGTACCTGACTAGAAAATTATTCTttctatgttaaaatattatgaccatatgaaattactttaattcttttctaaatagaatattaactATATTCCAGTGCTAATTATTTTGTCAATTCTGCAACAAACTGCAAAACAGCGGctattttttatgtgtatgtGAAAGTATATGCTAATATTTAACCAATTATcgtctaaaattcgtaatattagcgcgtttaaccaagtattgtcttttgttaacatagcttttacacattgaaagaaaacacttatcTAAACTCCGGGgatataaatacagataacacaactttctctacagctgtgatacttttgacattcaacaccctttgtcttcagtcaccgtgatcacgcacgctgtaaagcacgcgaaacgtcggaaaattttaaacttaaaattatgtaaataattataagtttataataatacaaatagctttaatccggttaaaaaagtgttttctttcagcGTTTAACCAATTCAAGATGTTAAAGATACATATCAGAATGAGCTAGTAGTCTAAAATTAGGACGGCTGATCTCGttcgtatatatatttctcgtgtaaataaaaaatacaatttttgtaataaagttagagagaaataaagttcttcaaacattatacataatatatcattgtaagcacatttacaaaaaatcaGCTTGCTTGACTACCTGTTTAGACCGAAATATTTTCAGATCGCCGGTCGACAACATTCCATTGGCCGCAATACAAGGTCTGAGTCGTCTACTGACAGAAACAGATAAAATAGACAAAGAGTTCGACAGAGAATTATGTGCAATTTCTCAGAAAATCCGGCCTTTCATGAACACGGATTGCAGCCAGTTAAGAGAGCACTCTATCCGTCTCTTTGGGATTATTACGGAAAGGGTCAACTCCGATGGTTTAATAGAGCAAGGTGTAAGCTCATTACCCTGCTTTTTGTTACATCTTTGCGATAACAATCCTGCTGTTGTGAGGGTAATtacttaattgtttaataaaattatttataaatcatattgaAAGTCTAAGTAAAGAgcttattataaagttatatttattgccAACCTTTAAGAAATCGCATAGCCGCATAGCTAGGCCCGTCTTTGTTACTGTAGAACAcctcttgttttttttttctataataaagttcaaaaaaaAGTGCgactttatataaaacgttCAGTTCAGTTAACAGTCTAagtgttctataatgttttgaatGTTTGCTCTTAAGCAATATAGctattatctataaattattttttaggcGTGCAAATCAACTCTCCGTCAAATCTTCAAGACATTCAAAGTTCGAAAGTCCAATGACTTCATCCAGACCCATCTAGTGGATGAAGGCAGGTTATACTTGGATGACTTCCTCTGTGCCCTGATGAGGCAATTGGCTGATGAGATGCCAAGTGCTGTGGTCAAGTGTCTCCATACGGCGGTTAATTATTTGCACACGGCCAGGGAGGATTTGAAGCCCTTTTCTCCATTGTTAGTTGGTAAGTTTACTATTTCAGTCCGGAAATCCTAATTACGAATTCGGAAAAAAGGAAAACATGAAAGACCATGCTTCCTAAAATATAACCATTGTCTGTCCGTCATCATTgtgtcataaatatattttcaggaTACCTATATGCAGATTTATACCGTATCCAACCAAATCACCCAGACGAGTTCAGTTTAGATCCTGAAGTCACTCGCACGGCTCGTACGAGGTTGCTACAACTCCTTAAAGACGCAAATCCAGTCGTAAGACAAAATTCTGCCTTCGCCCTCGCCAATATATGCCTTATTTGTACCACAATATGACCCGTGAGAATCACATCAGATGTGATTGACGGAAGaattgttaacaaaatattcatttttaaataaatgtggcCTTTGTTTAGTGGCGGTACTTATAagtatagattttaattatgaaccTAGGATATTATATGCGCATGATTTAagttaaagtataaaattaataaaacggtAGCTAACACATATTTAACTTGCGCCCAGATTTTTTTTCGGTTTTTAAAACGTGGTTATAACTTACCGATTTGTTTCTATGGTTACGGCTATTTCATTGGCGGTTTATAcgttttatgaatatataagaTATGCCAATTGAAAATTGATAATATCGTAAAGATTAGTATAAACTTAAAGGAGTCTCAGTCCCCACGtcttttgtgtaattttttttattaaaatacagcaTATAACTCATTTAAACgaagttgtatttattttacttttgattATTTGTGAAACACATATTGAACATTCCGCAAACGATGAAATGTTTctcataatatttacacaagCTTATTAAAGTAAGGAAACAATATCACGAATGCTTTTTCAGATTAATTTCTTTGTATCTCTGTAATGCGTTGGAGTTTAtcgaatatttatatgaatcaTATAGtgtagatatttatattagtggTAATGAATTTAAGACATGTTATAAATCTAgtctaaaaacaatattttttatcttttctatatgttttttttacacgAGGTGCTTTGTAtgaattgtttatttcaatttttcgACCAAAATTATAATCGTTCGTTTCCAACGTCTTTCTCACTGACTGTGTGAAAAGTTCTTTTAAGATGTGATACTTAGACTTTAAGCTGATTTTTACTTAATTCGAataaagtagaaataaaaacgtaatatTCAACATTTATTCCAATACTCtcatgttaaaaaataaaaatattataaaaatctaaaattgtaTTCACGTTGATCTAcgaaaatttaatgtatattttgtctATACTAATAAAGCTTGTTGTTTGAATATTTGGTTTTCTTCTGAGCTTTTCTTTCGGATGTGGAGATGCAGACTTCGCACctagaaatatacatattgcACTACATTGAAAATTAGTACATACTTTGGAATTGTTTCGCTTCAACTGCTACGAGCTTAGATTTGTATGTATGAATgacctaaattaataaacaagaaTTTATGGCAACCGAGATAAGAGAAAGGTTttgtcgatttttttttctttaaaatttgtcGAATAAATACTAATTCGAACGTATTTTAATGGAGAATATTGCATTCGTTACTAAAATTCTTACATCAAGTGAAATCTACACAGATTTTGCGAGTCGATATAATATTCTTAGTATGCGAGTTCTTTATTTACCTTAAGGGCTGAGACAAGTAAAATGACTTATCTGGATTGCAGTGTCCACGAACTTGTCTGTTGTCCCAAGTCACCGAATCCATTCGCCATTCAGGTGGTACTACCGGTATTTGAAGTTTTGCTAACGCCATCTATCAATTTTAGGAAACTAATTAACAAAAACGTTTGTACGCTAAAATACAAACCTAATGGGTCtgtatactttaatattaaacatgtcTTTTGTAAATGAGTTATGTGGCTTAGAAGTTAGTCTATAATCTTCCAGAGTGATTCTAAAGAGGTGACGAACATGCCTCCATTATATATCGATGGTGCACTAAAGGTAATGATACAATACTTTGGGCATTTTGACACCTCTTCTATAAGGAAGTTGCTGACGGTGAGCGGATCATTGCATTGGTCTGTATGTGCCTACACGGTAAAAACACTGTGTGTACATCACTAAAAATGtaccaattaatatttaggacaacattgtaaataacacaataataaCCATATGGGCTTATGTGTGGAAATtgtgttttatacatttatataaacctATTTCgttatggtatatatatatacctagtccagccataagtacAGTGATACggtcttggatcatgttgtgaaacctctcagcaataggtacactttttaaagatatactGTGAACTTGCCAGCAGGATTCTGCCTTCGTCCACAAGGCACaaactacccaagcctggctaGAAAACAATGTTCcagactttataagagctgaagactggccctcatctagcatagacctcaaccctttagacttcaaattatagtcagttttagaggacaagAGCTGCTGTAAACGATacgacattgagtctcttaaaaatgCTTTGGAGCAAGCAGAAAACAATGCGTGAATCCATAAATACATGgcatatctttttattttttgctgagattTTAATAACCATGTaggaaacaattttaataatatgtattacagTAATATGTAACAGAAGTTTTAactggactaggtatataatatttcaagattctattttctaatttatttaatgcaatCTTTCAATCGACACTCGTCTTTAAACTCACGtctaaaatactattatttcaGCAACTGACGATAAACATCAAACCTAAAACCGAACCTAACACTTGTTATTGCACTCATAGCATTTctgattgttttaaacaaatgtttaccGGATTCGCCGGCGAGTATTTTCCGTCTAGCGATGCGCGATATCCTCCACCTGCTGTCGACACATCTGTTTGCATCACATTAACACTAGATTTATAGATGTCCTTTATGAGCAATTTGCGGACACTGGAAGGATCGGTTGCaatcgtaaaaataaaatgcgcATTGTGAGGATCTCTCCTACTGGTGCCGACTTCCTGCCTTCCTTCagataagttaattatttggTCTATACATCATTTTTTACGAAGCAAAAGAACTATATGTCGAAAAGTAAATGTCGTCCTGtggatttcttttattttttttcgtaataTGTCTAACAGACTCGATTCATACCTTTAGCTAGGAAGATCGATGTAcctacatttattattttgtatttagacTAAACTGCTAGGTTACTAATTACTAGCTCACTATTagtaaaatttcaattatgcagttaaaaataacaacaaaaagacgattttttttatttttctgacaAGTTTCGCTACTAAATAGGTCTTATTGAGATGATTTTGtagttattagttataagTAAGTACCTAGAATCTTTAATATCATCCATACTTAGTGCAGGTGGCATTACGAGACGAGGCTGCGTCGCTTGAGCAAGAGTTAACCCCTTTTCCACAGGATTTTCCTGTAAAGATTACATTTAGTCTGGCTCCgattaattcatttaattctGCATCagataaaaaatgaatttaacgAAAATCCCTAAAGTCGATTATTcttggaaaaatatattttttccagtcttttgattgaaaaataaatataaccacTATAAACAGAAAGGTAAGCTTTGTTCGTTGATAAGttgtattgataatattatattatggtCAGACAGCACtactaaaaatatcaaaagtatGACGATTTTCTTTCCATTGAGAATTTTCCATAAACACATTCGTGCTGAGGTGTGGTAAAGATGGCACATTCTAGCCTAGCTAAGGCGTATCGCAATAGTTACAAATTAGAAAACATACAATGCCAGTGCTGTGGACTTTATGAGCATCTTTACGGATAATTTCCTTTTGGTTTGCAAATAATTCCGTAGGTAAATCGTGTTTCTTGTACTCGGTAAGAGTATGGATATTATTTAACGGTTTGTATGATGGTCTTGGATGCGATACTTTCTCTTGGTACAATGTTGGGGgataataattgattatttcAGGTTGAAAATATGTCCTGTTTGTTGTTTCATAGTTGAATAACATATTATCGTAAAAGCAGATGTCAGGCATGTtggtaaaaataatcaaaattaatataaaaatacacttttaaaaaaaggcaaaaaatcaacaaaaattaaataagtcaaAATAGAAGATTACAGAACGTCAAACACTATAAAAAGACACATGTTTTGCGTTATTAACTAGATAGGTACAGAgtacttatataaatagttaaaatgttaataataaataattacttaaaatcaaGTAAGCTCTAATTTTTGACCCTGAATCCTTGACTATAAATGACCgtaactataaatatagcCGGATTTGTTAAATCAAGTTTATCCTTCTTTCAGTCTTCTGTAGTAGTAATATGTAAGTTTCAAATCCTTGAACGACGTCGACTTCGAACTTTGAAGAAGGCGCTCGTGAACCATGGGGTCAGAAGAAAAACCATTTGTTCTAACACAGATTTCACTATTTACCAATTTAGGTCTCGAATTTGTCCTACTCTATAAGAGTAGGATTTTCTGATCGAACTCAAATCAGATAGATCATACCCAGAGTTTACCTTAAAATTGCTAAGAGACATTTAATAACTACGGCATAGTTTTTCGTTGAACCATTCTCACAAACAAATTTCTACTTGGTTCTTACTAGTAAGTGTAAATTTTTCAGATGTTGCAGAATTTGCAACACGTTACaggtattatattaattacaaaataaaatgcgGTTAAAAGCTTATTTCATTTATGAGAATaaagaacaaattaaaaaatataaatataactaaaaacttaaagaaattataacaTGCAGAGTTATTGTGGATGGAATGTTGCAGCAGGGCTTTTTATTGTCCTTTATAAGCTTCATCTATTTCCCTCGCTTTATTTTTCGCAACTTGTCTCTATGGTCTTTAACCATTTTACTTTCGTCACAAGCTCGACAcctaaaagaaatttaaagaattaaaaaaaaatggttttgtaAGTTATGGAGTCGGAACATACTGTACAATCCGAAGCTGAGGTAATAAACAGGGCatgtttcataattaaattatatcgtTCTTCTCggtataattaactacttAATCTACCATTAGTCTAATTTGCGACGATTCTACCAGTAACTTTGTCTgccataatttatattgttttgtaaaattatcttAACATCGTAACGAAGGTTTTGAAATACTCgattgaaacaaaataaaattacccaGGCAAAGCATGTGACAGCCAGAAATCTCTACTGACGTCACAATAGCCCCTCAGTTGTCGTCCATCCCACGCAACGCTCTCCATTCGCCATTCCGGTGATACTAAAGGCGACTGAAGTTTCGGCAACACAATCTACGCATAACAAAAGTTTTCAATACAGTTTCAATTTAGCCCTGACCCATGTGTACGGAATCAAAGCTACAACGGAACTCCAGACGAAGCGCATTAAACAAAAGGACATATCCATCTGATCTAGGGAGACCTTAAAAAGCTCACTATCCGTACTCTAACTCTACCTTAACAGTGTCTTAaaggtaatattaaattattatattatttgaagcatatTCAGATATCGTTCTACCGAAAATAAAGAGATTATAAAAGTTCATACAGGATTAGCAGGCGCAGGCAGGCCGGGAAAAGGTGCTCGTACATTAGTGTACGGAGCGACTGCCTCCCTTGTTGCGCGCGACATATCGCTCGTATACATGTCCGTACATAGTATATCACGTGCTCGCGAATCAGCAATGTCATCCATACTGACAGCTGGTGTCATCACCAGCCGTGGTCTAATTTTTTGGGCCATCTCTCTGTCAGTATCGATTGGTTTTTcctgaaataatattgtacacTCCTTTCAAACTTAAAggttaaaatatagttaagcCGCTGAAAATGATATCTAAGATCTGACGCactaagttaataaaaaatgtaagacTACTCATGGTGcgaatcaaaataatttctgtGTAGGCATAAAATTGACTATTTGTctatttagtattaaatttttttttggtttactTACATAAGGCTGTTGGACCACGCCAGGTCTAGTTTGCAAAATGTCTTTAGGCTTTAGAAGTGCGTTAAAGGGTGGCATAGGCCCCTTCCATTCGGACAACGTATGCACATTTCTGTACGCTGGCTGGCCCCTCACATATCGGCTTTTTTTTGGCTGGTAAACCGTTTTAGGATATTCTCTAAAGGGAGCGATTTGGTAATCTGTTCGGTAAGTAGTTCCTTGATCGTAAAGCAAGGAATTTATCCTCTTCCTTGCATCTGGCATCTTTGgaactatataaaaacaattggtacaaaaacaaaatcttcAGAGATCAGTTGGAAGTTGATTCAACTGATTAACATGATGTACATTTATGTCAAAATGGTACTGATGACAGTTTATAGATCTAGACTACTTAGGTGCATTAAtgcttattttaatgaaagaggtttatacaacaaattattcaaatttaataaatttatcatcGTACTTGCCTGTAtctaaatgttattttgtatttagttaGTTTCAATTATTAAGGTATTACAATAAGTATCATCGTCGAGAACAGAAATGACGTAAAGCTCATAATTCAACCCCGCGCGCTCGTAGTGTTACGTGTCGATTTAGCCTTAGCTGAACCCATTGCCCATTTGATCAACCAATATTTTACAGTAGGAATATTTCTTGGTATTCTGAGGAACGTAATTGTGACAGCAATACACAACGCTGGTGGTAAAGATCTTCCATCGAGTTATAGGTCTATAGCATTACTTTTCTATCTTCAAAAATGTAGAGAAATTAGTGAATATAACTTCTACTTAAATACTTGGAAATAACATACATAGAAAGACGGAGGATGTAGTTCTGCGACTTAAATATATCTTATCTTTTCGATTGTGGTAAAAAATTATCGCAGTATTCTTCTTAAAAATCGCGGTCATTTCCAGATtcaatcaaataattttattatgaccATAAGGAAAATCTACTAAATTGTATGGAATAAGTAAGataacattttgtaatttacttaccttaacatatattaatttgttatattaatatattttaaatacagttCACCCTATTCCCAAAAAGGCGACCGCTCGGAACCAACCACCTATCGTAATCACTTCTTTATTTTCCAAGATAATAGAATTATCAATAGGCAGCTCTTGCAATATCTGGAGGAGCACCAGCTAGTTAGTAATCGTCAGTATGGCTTTGGAATCACTTCCTATCTGACTCATAGGTGGGCCGAAGCTGTGAAAAGTAAGGGAGATGCATTGGTCGCTAGCTTGGATATTGCTAGTCTTCGATAGGGTTTGGCATAGGGGGCTTCTTTCGAAACTACCGTCATAGGGTTTGCCCGATGGCAAATTTTCTTGTAGGACGTAGCATTAAAGTCCTAGTGCGTAGAGCGTGCTCCAATACTACAATCAAGCAATCAATGCAGGTATTCCGCAAGGTTGTGTCCACTCGCCGACCCTGTTCGTTCGGCATATCAATAACCTGTTGAATATCGACAACATCCGTTGCTATGCAGACGACGGCACCATCGACACATTATTTTCCGGCCATTCGAACATGTCTTGATCTGAAGTCGATGAGAACCGTATCaaacttgttttaaaaattgaaacgATACTGGAGAAAGTCTCTGTGTGGGGTAGTAGCAACCTTGATAAGTATAAACCTACAAATTCTCATGTTAGTTCGTTTTCTGCCAAAAAAGATCCTTTTGTCGTGTCTCCTACATTTAAAAGCGCTCTGCTAAGAACTTCACATAGCATCAGTACGCTTGGGGTTGGTATATCGAAAGAAGTCCGAATTCCGCAGTCATTTGGAACAAAAATCCAAACTGGGTGTTTTGGGTAGGGCTAAGCAGTATTTCACTCAGGTACAACGTATGCAGCTCTACAAGGTTTAAGTACAACTTCATATGAAATACTGCTCTTTGGGCTGGTGCTCCCATTTTTTCTTTTGACTAAATTCAGCAAAGGGTTTATCGAATTGTCAACCTCCAATGTATTACTGATCGGCTTAAGTCTCTGTCTCTCCACAGAGACATTGAGTCCCTTTGcgttttctataaattgtaCGACGATGAGTGTTCTAAAGAATTGTTTGAGTTGAACCCTCCTGCCTCGTTTCAACACCGTAGGAGCCATATGAATTCCAAATTTCAACAACATCACCTTTATGTTGGCAGTCTTCCACAGTCCGTTTCACAAGGCATTTTTTGCAAACTAGCGAATCAACTCCCAGTGGGGTTCTTTGCAGAGAGAGACGACCTCAATCTATTCAAACTTTGAGTGTACTTCTCCCTCAAAAgccactaaaaatgggtgtctatggactgcgatgactgcccttttggGCGTCCCATATCCTGTGTatagcaataaattattattattcatatatccATATTTAAAGAACAGTCGTTAAGTAATTTCTACAATATTATACCTACAACCCTGTAGCGACATCTACAATCTACGGTAGACAACTGCGATGAAGTTATACCCTAgtttgcatatatatatactaatcaATAATTTAGCGAGAAAGGCTCATGTCACCTCGCGTGCTGCAGCCTCCAAGGGCTATAGGCCCCCgtatcagcagggcgcgaacATTTATACACCACCCGAAGGGGGCATATGCTCCGAACAGGACAAGCTCAACCCTTTCGAGGGGGTGTACAAGTAACTAACAACAAGTGAGGTACTTGTGTGTACCTATAATTTACTCAATTTCTAACTATATATGAGGCATATAACTGCTAAAACATTAAACAGGTTGTGCTGAGACCCTTTGTTCAAATACATGCAAAATAAATACCAGTTATGGCCAAGACacttaaaaatatggaaattatattttaaaataaaacgaaaatatatattggatTTATATTTTCACCAAATAAATTACACCAAAgccgtaaaataaaataacatttaaatataaactaaatatcacaaaacatAGGTAATTTGCGAcacatacaataaatactttttaacaaagcaaataataaaatgttgtttattgtcggtaaataaaaatgaaagttCATAATTGCAGTCTTCGAAGTATTGGAGGAAGGACCATAAAATTACATCATTAATGTCACTACTAGTACCTATAAGACGTGACAGATTCCTTTTCGAATATAAATTCAACCAAATGTATTCGAACGAATATTCCTTGTCCTCAGACttcgaagaaaaaaaatccttgAAACCAGTCTTTaaagtcaatattaaaaaaattgctagtGTCACGCTAAATAAATAGCTATacgttttaattgtttacgaGATCAACATCTATgtacataatacaaaaatattaagtaattttacaCTTTGTATGTGATATCACATTGTAACCTCTTTAAATAACGATTAAAAATAGCTTATAAACTCTGCGACTGATTTAGGATAAGTTGAGCAAGAAATTACGACAAAATTTCGAATTAAGACATTAATACTACTTTAAACTGACAGATTACAATTGACAAATGACGTATTAG comes from the Pieris brassicae chromosome 4, ilPieBrab1.1, whole genome shotgun sequence genome and includes:
- the LOC123707977 gene encoding uncharacterized protein LOC123707977 gives rise to the protein MPDICFYDNMLFNYETTNRTYFQPEIINYYPPTLYQEKVSHPRPSYKPLNNIHTLTEYKKHDLPTELFANQKEIIRKDAHKVHSTGIENPVEKGLTLAQATQPRLVMPPALSMDDIKDSSVRKLLIKDIYKSSVNVMQTDVSTAGGGYRASLDGKYSPANPMALAKLQIPVVPPEWRMDSVTWDNRQVRGHCNPDKSFYLSQPLRCEVCISTSERKAQKKTKYSNNKLY
- the LOC123708570 gene encoding uncharacterized protein LOC123708570; the encoded protein is MPDARKRINSLLYDQGTTYRTDYQIAPFREYPKTVYQPKKSRYVRGQPAYRNVHTLSEWKGPMPPFNALLKPKDILQTRPGVVQQPYEKPIDTDREMAQKIRPRLVMTPAVSMDDIADSRARDILCTDMYTSDMSRATREAVAPYTNVRAPFPGLPAPANPIVLPKLQSPLVSPEWRMESVAWDGRQLRGYCDVSRDFWLSHALPGCRACDESKMVKDHRDKLRKIKRGK